From the Chromatiales bacterium 21-64-14 genome, the window CGCTGCGGCGCGGTTCGGCCACCTCTGCCAAGTCCATCAGCAGTTTGTCCAGGTTCTCACGGTCCCCGGCGCGGGCCCCGGCATAGCGCGCCGAATAGATCCCCGGGGCACCGCCCAGGGCATCCACCTCCAGCCCCGAGTCGTCGGCGATGGCCGCCAAACCGGTGTGGCGCGCCGCGTGGCGTGCCTTGAGGATCGCGTTCTCGACGAAGCTAAGACCGGTCTCCTCCGCTTCCGGTACCCCGAACTCGGATTGGGGCACAACGGTCAGCGCACGTCCGGACAAGAGCTCGTTGAATTCCCGAACCTTGCCGGGATTGTTGCTGGCGAGAATCAGGGTGGACATGGGACGCGGGCCGGGGGGCTTAGCCCTGTGCCAGCGCTTCCCGCTGGCGCTCCAGCACGCTCCGGGTACCGGTGCGGGCAAGTTCCAACATCGCCAGCAGCTCCTCCATGCGGAAGGCGTGACCCTCGGCGGTGCCCTGGATCTCCACGAAGGCCCCAGCGTCGTTCATCACCACGTTCATGTCGGTCTCCGCCTGGCAATCCTCGGCATAATCCAGGTCCAGTACCGGGAGCCCCTGATGGATACCCACCGACACGGATGCCACCATCCCGTGGATCGGACTGCGGGTGAGGCGTCCGGCGCGGACCAGATGTTCGGCGGCATCCACCAGCGCTACATAGGCGCCGGTGATGGCGGCGGTCCGGGTCCCGCCGTCCGCCTGGATCACGTCGCAATCCAGGGTGATGCTGCGCTCCCCGAGGGCCTCCAAGTCCACCACCGCCCGCAGTGCGCGCCCGATGAGCCGCTGGATCTCCTGGGTACGACCACCCTGGCGACCGCGCGCCGCTTCCCGCGCCGTGCGCTCGCCGGTGGCCCGGGGCAACATCCCGTACTCCGCGGTTACCCAGCCCTTGCCCCGGCCACGCAGGAACGGCGGCACCCGCTCCGCCACACTGGCGGTGCACAGCACCCGGGTATCGCCAAATTCCACCAGCACCGAACCTTCCGCATGCCGGGTGTAATGGCGGGTAAGGCGCACGGCGCGCAGTTCGTCGGTGGCTCGACCACTCGGGCGCATGGATTCTCCTCGGCGGGCCAGTCAAACGGGCGCACAGTATACCCCAGCCAGCGCAGGGGCGGGGCCGCCCTATCCCTACCGCCACCGCAGCGCCAGGACACTCACGTTGTCGCTGTGGGGATGCGCCGCGCGCACCGCCTCCGCGCCCAGAGCCGGCAGGATTCCCCCGAGCGGCGCGGTGTCTCGCAGACCCGCCAGGATCCGGGATTCCGGCAATGCGAGCAGGCCATCGGAGCACAGCAGTAGCAAGTCGCCGGGCGCCAGGCCGGGGCCTGAACCCGATTCCGGCGTGGGCGTCTGGTCCCCGCCCAGG encodes:
- a CDS encoding ribonuclease PH, which codes for MRPSGRATDELRAVRLTRHYTRHAEGSVLVEFGDTRVLCTASVAERVPPFLRGRGKGWVTAEYGMLPRATGERTAREAARGRQGGRTQEIQRLIGRALRAVVDLEALGERSITLDCDVIQADGGTRTAAITGAYVALVDAAEHLVRAGRLTRSPIHGMVASVSVGIHQGLPVLDLDYAEDCQAETDMNVVMNDAGAFVEIQGTAEGHAFRMEELLAMLELARTGTRSVLERQREALAQG
- a CDS encoding non-canonical purine NTP pyrophosphatase, RdgB/HAM1 family, with product MSTLILASNNPGKVREFNELLSGRALTVVPQSEFGVPEAEETGLSFVENAILKARHAARHTGLAAIADDSGLEVDALGGAPGIYSARYAGARAGDRENLDKLLMDLAEVAEPRRSARFQCLMVYLRCADDPTPLICQGTWEGSILTAPVGDNGFGYDPVFWVPDRGCSAAQLPAEVKNRMSHRGQALRQLVRALDLGSRAVNAPSE